The following proteins are encoded in a genomic region of Streptomyces sp. NBC_01723:
- the sucC gene encoding ADP-forming succinate--CoA ligase subunit beta, translating to MDLFEYQARDLFAKHDVPVLAGEVIDTPEAARAITEGLGGKSVVKAQVKVGGRGKAGGVKLAASADEAVARATDILGMDIKGHTVHKVMIAETAPEIVEEYYVSFLLDRANRTFLSIASVEGGVEIEEVAATRPEAVAKTPIDAIDGVTPEKAREIVEAAKFPAEVADKVADILVKLWDTFIKEDALLVEVNPLAKVAGGDVIALDGKVSLDDNAEFRHPDFEALHDKAAANPLEAAAKEKNLNYVKLDGEVGIIGNGAGLVMSTLDVVAYAGEKHGNVKPANFLDIGGGASAQVMANGLEIILGDPDVRSVFVNVFGGITACDEVANGIVQALKLLEDRGEKVEKPLVVRLDGNNAELGRKILTDANHPLVQRVDTMDGAADKAAELAHAAK from the coding sequence GTGGACCTGTTCGAGTACCAGGCGAGGGACCTCTTCGCCAAGCACGATGTACCGGTGCTGGCCGGTGAAGTCATCGACACGCCTGAGGCGGCGCGCGCGATCACCGAGGGTCTGGGCGGCAAGTCCGTCGTCAAGGCTCAGGTGAAGGTCGGTGGCCGCGGCAAGGCCGGCGGCGTGAAGCTCGCCGCCTCCGCGGACGAGGCCGTCGCCCGCGCGACGGACATCCTCGGGATGGACATCAAGGGCCACACGGTCCACAAGGTGATGATCGCCGAGACCGCTCCGGAGATCGTCGAGGAGTACTACGTCTCCTTCCTCCTCGACCGTGCCAACCGCACCTTCCTCTCCATCGCCTCGGTCGAGGGCGGCGTGGAGATCGAGGAGGTGGCGGCCACCCGTCCGGAGGCCGTCGCCAAGACGCCGATCGACGCGATCGACGGCGTGACGCCCGAGAAGGCGCGCGAGATCGTCGAGGCCGCGAAGTTCCCGGCCGAGGTCGCCGACAAGGTCGCCGACATCCTGGTCAAGCTGTGGGACACCTTCATCAAGGAGGACGCCCTCCTGGTCGAGGTCAACCCGCTGGCCAAGGTCGCGGGCGGCGACGTCATCGCCCTGGACGGCAAGGTGTCGCTGGACGACAACGCCGAGTTCCGTCACCCCGACTTCGAGGCCCTCCACGACAAGGCCGCGGCCAACCCGCTCGAGGCCGCTGCCAAGGAGAAGAACCTCAACTACGTCAAGCTCGACGGCGAGGTCGGCATCATCGGCAACGGCGCGGGTCTCGTCATGAGCACCCTGGACGTCGTCGCGTACGCCGGTGAGAAGCACGGCAACGTGAAGCCCGCCAACTTCCTGGACATCGGTGGCGGCGCCTCCGCCCAGGTGATGGCGAACGGCCTGGAGATCATCCTCGGCGACCCGGACGTCCGCTCCGTGTTCGTCAACGTCTTCGGCGGCATCACCGCCTGCGACGAGGTCGCCAACGGCATCGTCCAGGCGCTGAAGCTCCTGGAGGACCGCGGCGAGAAGGTCGAGAAGCCGCTCGTCGTCCGCCTCGACGGCAACAACGCCGAGCTGGGCCGCAAGATCCTCACCGACGCCAACCACCCGCTGGTCCAGCGCGTCGACACCATGGACGGCGCGGCCGACAAGGCCGCCGAGCTGG